The proteins below are encoded in one region of Mya arenaria isolate MELC-2E11 chromosome 15, ASM2691426v1:
- the LOC128219281 gene encoding monocarboxylate transporter 4-like encodes MERPMDEHIIRPYGRSKIRPDIDRGWAWVVMAAVYMGMMIYCITLYMNGVLYLALLDKYGGTDVKASLVGAFAGGLLCFLGPVAGILNNLFSCRFSIVLGGVFTSVGFASSAFVPSLDWVIFTAGVLVGTGYGMSSSGIICSLGFYFKRYQNQALSCAFLVVGVAMFVSAPLGLYLIDKFGLSQAFLILASVQLQMCVVGVICRPSTIEQDVRALKNLVRKKKTESLFNSYLDFSLLTNKAYFLFLLSTSAWNFALTSVHVHLPNYVFKLGGQSHDISLIMIVFSVANTIGRLLGSFTVTKGQYKAIYVHLLVLVISGVATSLFMFYSKEVAGIYIFTSQLGLFTGWPNAMMTPLSLSFVGITKLSEAYGLAYLFCGIGVSTGPVLIGYLYSMTGSYEYSFITAGVVLILGSLSGFGAMCCRTDGHNKPAVYSIDVEGEKLEEEELTVVDNHVTPDRSSLSASGTRIYGHDETCEQGQPLLGEKNEIKSHFS; translated from the exons ATGGAGAGGCCAATGGATGAGCACATCATTCGTCCATATGGTCGGTCTAAAATTCGGCCCGATATAGACAGGGGCTGGGCGTGGGTGGTCATGGCTGCTGTTTATATG GGCATGATGATTTACTGCATCACGCTGTATATGAACGGTGTCCTGTACCTAGCCTTGCTGGACAAGTATGGAGGGACTGATGTGAAGGCCTCATTGGTCGGAGCTTTCGCAGGGGGACTTCTGTGTTTTCTAG GACCCGTGGCGGGAATTCTCAACAATCTGTTCAGCTGCAGGTTTTCTATTGTTCTTGGTGGTGTTTTCACCTCCGTTGGGTTTGCTTCCAGCGCCTTTGTCCCATCACTGGACTGGGTGATCTTCACAGCTGGAGTACTCGTCG GTACAGGGTATGGAATGTCTTCGTCGGGTATCATTTGTTCACTTggcttttactttaaacgataTCAAAACCAAGCTTTGTCGTGTGCGTTTTTGGTTGTCGGAGTAGCCATGTTCGTTTCTGCTCCTCTTGGCTTGTACTTGATTGACAAGTTCGGATTATCACAGGCCTTTCTAATATTGGCCAGTGTACAGTTACAAATGTGTGTTGTTGGAGTGATATGTCGGCCTTCAACGATAGAACAAGATGTTCGTGCGCTCAAGAATTTAGTTCGAAAAAAAAAGACTGAATCGCTCTTCAATTCATATTTGGACTTTTCACTATTAACAAATAAGGcatattttctatttcttctGAGTACCTCGGCATGGAACTTTGCTTTAACTTCAGTTCATGTTCACCTTCCGAATTATGTGTTCAAACTAGGAGGACAATCGCACGACATCAGCCTCATTATGATAGTATTTTCTGTTGCAAACACTATCGGAAGACTTTTAGGTTCCTTCACAGTGACCAAAGGCCAATACAAAGCCATATATGTGCACTTGTTAGTTCTTGTTATATCTGGTGTGGCAACATCactattcatgttttattccaAAGAAGTTGCTGGTATATATATCTTTACATCACAGCTAGGCTTATTTACCGGATGGCCGAATGCAATGATGACACCATTGTCCTTGAGCTTTGTTGGAATAACAAAACTCTCTGAAGCTTATGGATTGGCGTACTTATTCTGTGGAATAGGAGTATCTACTGGACCAGTTTTGATAG GTTATTTGTACAGCATGACGGGATCATATGAATACAGTTTTATAACAGCAG GTGTGGTTCTGATTCTAGGAAGCTTATCTGGTTTTGGTGCCATGTGCTGTAGGACGGATGGCCACAATAAACCAGCCGTATATTCGATTGACGTTGAAGGAGAAAAGTTGGAAGAAGAAGAGTTAACAGTTGTTGACAATCACGTAACTCCTGATAGGTCTAGCTTATCGGCCAGCGGAACTAGAATATATGGACACGACGAAACATGCGAACAAGGGCAACCTCTTTTGGGGGAGAAAAACGAGATAAAAagtcatttttcataa